A region of the Litchfieldia alkalitelluris genome:
GACGAGGAGGCTCACGGACCACCCCGCGGAAAGCAAGTGGATCGCAGCTCATGGAACTACACAACCAAAGTTATTTTCAGGGTAGACTTATAATCCTAATTAAGTACAGCCCTTGTGTGATTAATAATTTAAGGAAATAATAAAAATTCTGTATCATTTTATATAGTTAATCGTATTAGTAGAAAGGTGATTTTATGGCAATCAATAAAAAAGATGTTATTAAGCTATTAGAAACAATAGCCATTTATATGGAACTAAAGGGTGAAAACCCATTCAAAATATCTGCTTTTAGAAAAGCGGCACTGGCATTAGAAAATGATGACCGTAGTCTTATCGCCATTGAAGATTTTACAGCATTGTCTGGGATAGGCAAAGGGACTGCAGGTGTAATTGAAGAGTATATCCAAACTGAGCATTCATCTGTGTTAGAGGAATTGAAACAAGAAGTTCCCGAAGGATTAATCCCTTTATTGAAGCTACCAGGTCTTGGTGGAAAAAAGATTGCCAAGCTATATAAAGAGCTTGGAGTTCATGATATTGAAACACTAAAAACTGCTTGTTTAGAGGAGAAAGTTCAAGCTCTTGCGGGTTTCGGAAAGAAGACGGAAGAGAAGATACTTGCTGCGATCGAAGAGGTAGGAAAGCGCCCAGACAGATTACCTATTGCTATGATGCTAGATATTGCCGAGGAAATTGAAGCACAACTGGATGGGATGTCTGGAATTGAAAAATATTCTCGGGCCGGGAGCCTAAGAAGGATGCGGGAGACGATTAAGGATCTTGATTTTATCATTAGTACAAATCATCCTGAAGAGGTTAAACATCAACTTCTTGGATTACCTAAAGTGAAGGAAATCATTGCAGGTGGTGATACAAAGGTTTCGCTTGTTCTTGCTTATTTTTATGACGTTTCTATTGATTTCCGGCTTGTCAAACCAGTTGAGTTTGTAACAACTCTTCATCATTTTACTGGCAGTAAAGACCATAATGTACGAATGAGACAGCTTGCAAAGGAACGCGGAGAGAAAATTAGTGAATATGGTGTCGAAAATCTAGAAACTGGTGAAGTTCACACATTTGATACGGAAGAACAGTTTTTTGCTCATTTCAATTTACCATTTATTCCACCAGAGCTTAGAGAGGATGGATCGGAGATTGAATATTTTTCAGAAAGTGCAGGTCTGATTAACCTTTCAGATATTCAAGGAGACCTTCATATGCACTCAACCTGGAGTGATGGGGCATTTTCAATTGAAGAAATGGTGGAAGCATGCCGTAAAAAGGGTTATAAATATATGGCAATTACAGACCATTCACAATACTTAAGAGTGGCTAATGGCCTTACACCTGAG
Encoded here:
- the polX gene encoding DNA polymerase/3'-5' exonuclease PolX produces the protein MAINKKDVIKLLETIAIYMELKGENPFKISAFRKAALALENDDRSLIAIEDFTALSGIGKGTAGVIEEYIQTEHSSVLEELKQEVPEGLIPLLKLPGLGGKKIAKLYKELGVHDIETLKTACLEEKVQALAGFGKKTEEKILAAIEEVGKRPDRLPIAMMLDIAEEIEAQLDGMSGIEKYSRAGSLRRMRETIKDLDFIISTNHPEEVKHQLLGLPKVKEIIAGGDTKVSLVLAYFYDVSIDFRLVKPVEFVTTLHHFTGSKDHNVRMRQLAKERGEKISEYGVENLETGEVHTFDTEEQFFAHFNLPFIPPELREDGSEIEYFSESAGLINLSDIQGDLHMHSTWSDGAFSIEEMVEACRKKGYKYMAITDHSQYLRVANGLTPERLLEQKKEIARLNEKYDDITIFSGVEMDILPDGSLDYDEDIISEMDIVIASIHSSFSHSREKIMNRLRTALECLHVDIIAHPTGRLIGRREGYDVDIDMLITLAKETNTALELNANPHRLDLSSEYIRKAAEAGVKIVINTDAHNIEMLEHMKYGISTAKKGWVKKDCVINTWDHDQLKSYLNRN